In one Gammaproteobacteria bacterium genomic region, the following are encoded:
- a CDS encoding TonB-dependent receptor, protein GETDDLVGGRDTASNSCTPNPDGEVRGVDSYLELGLRGSYQLSDATSISAGIINLLDEEPPFSELAAGGWPFFDQALYDPRGTRFYLNVSHDFR, encoded by the coding sequence TGGGCGAGACCGACGATCTGGTCGGTGGTCGTGACACGGCAAGCAACTCCTGCACGCCGAACCCCGATGGTGAAGTTCGTGGTGTTGACAGCTATCTCGAGCTGGGCCTGCGCGGCTCCTACCAGCTCAGTGATGCCACCAGCATCAGCGCCGGTATCATCAACCTGCTCGACGAAGAACCGCCGTTCTCCGAGCTGGCTGCAGGCGGCTGGCCGTTCTTCGACCAGGCCCTGTACGATCCGCGTGGTACGCGTTTCTACCTCAACGTCTCGCACGACTTCCGGTAA